In Bosea sp. PAMC 26642, the DNA window CCGCCTACGGCTTCGCCAGCGGCACCAAGCGCGTCACGCTCGGCCCGCAGGGCCTGCGCGACCAGATCCCGATCAGCGCCGGAGGGTTGTCGCTGGCGGGTTCGATCGGCGACATGCCGATCGCCCCGTCCCTGCTCAATTTCTCGGTCTTCGTGCCGCTGCAGGGCAACTCGGAAGGCCGGCTCGTGGTCGGCAACGCCAAGGCCGGCGAACTCGTGCGCCTGCCCGAGGGGGTCTACCATGTCGTCTCGACCTATGGCGATTCCAACGCGATCCAGCGCGCCGACGTCAAGGTCGAGTCCGGCAAGGTCACCGACGCGACGCTGCATCACCGCGCCGCGCGCGTCACCCTGAAGCTCGTCGCCGCGCCCGGCGGCGAGGCCTTCGCCGGCACCGCCTTCAGCGTGCTGACGCCCGGCGGCGACGTCATCCGCGAAGCGATCGGCGCCTTCCCGCAGGTCATCCTGGCCGAGGGCGACTACGTCATGATCGCCCGGCAGGAAGGCCAGGTCTTCTCGCGCGACTTCAAGGTCGAGACCGGGCTCGACCGCGACATAGAGGTGCTGGCGAAGTAGGACGCTGCGCGGGTACTCTGAGCAGCGCCGCACCCCTGCCCTCATCCTTAGAGTCCGGCCCGAAATAAGCTGAGTAATTTCAACGGGATCCTGTTTGACATTGACGGGCTGTCATTCCGGGCGCAGCGCAGCGGAGACCCGGAATCCATGCCTGACCCTCTCAAGACCAGCGTTCCGGCATGGATTCCGGATCGGCGCCGCTAAAGCGGCTTGTCCGGAATGACAGCGTATTGCCGTCGACGATATAAGGACACACTGAATTTCGGGTCAGGCTCTGGAGAGCGCCACAGGCGTCGCGAAGGTTGGCGCTGAGGGGGCACCGAAGGGGCTTTCCGGGCGCGCAGTCGCTCAGTTCGTCGGCTTGGCGCTTCCGGCCAGGTCCGGCTTGGCGCGGGTCAGCGTACTGACGATCCCGTCCGCGATCCGGATCGCCAGGCAGCGATGGGCCGCATCGACCATGTGGAGCCCGTCCATGCCGACGAGTTCCTCGGACGTGAACTCTTTCGATCTGGCCCAGTTTTTCATCATCGCGTAGCGCGGAAAAACCGAGACGCCGTGTTCATCCGCGACCTTGCCCAGCACGGCGCGGTAGCCGTCATAGCGCGGATAGCGATTTTCGCGCGGCAGCCATTGCAGATCCATCAGCACCATGTCGATGCCGGCGTCGTGCACCTTCCTGATGCCCTTGCGCAGGATCTTGGCGAGCTTGTCCTCGCCGACATCGCGGATCGCATCGTTGACCACGGTCTGCCAGATCACGATCGCGGGCTTTTCCTCGATGACGTCGGCCTCGATGCGCAGCATCATGTCATAGGCCGACTGCCCGCCGATGCCCTTGTTGACGACCTTGACCGTCGTCTCCGGCAGGCGCCGCTTCAGCTCAGACTCGAGGATCGCAGGGTAGCTGTTGTTATTAGTGCCGTCGCCGGAACCGGCCGTGGTCGACGAGCCCAGGGCGACGACAGTCAGCGTGCCGGTCTCCTGCAGCGCCTTTTTGGCAGCCGGCAGGATCGGCTGGAAGGGTTGATGCTGCGCGCCGAAGCGGCAGCGTAGATCGGTCATGCCATTGAGCGTCATCGGCCCAGCCTGGGCCGCACCCGCCAGACCCAGCGATATCAGGACTGCGCCAAAGCTGAAGCGGACGCTGGGGACGACGCTCCAGGCGCGCTGCGATGCCTGACCGATTGGTGCCACGACAGGAAAATCCCCAAGCCTGCGAGCATGATAACGCCAGCTAGGCAAACGAGCAACTGTACCCCCAGCGCGAAGCCGGTCTCGGCCAGGACGATCTGCCCCGTGATCGACAAAACGACCCCGGCGCAGAACACTTCGAGCGAATGGCGGCCGATCACGGCAAGATGACGACCCACGATCGACCTGGCGATGGCAGAGCCTGCCGGAACGAAACGGATCACCAGCCACGCCAGCGCCAGCACATGCAGCACCCGCACCCAGGCGAGGTTCGTCTTGTCGGTGCCGAGCTGGATCGTATCGATCCAGTCGTCGAGCGCGGCGATCCCGAACGGGTTTCCCGACGAGGTCTTCACGATCAGCGAGAACAGCAGGAAGCCGATTGCAGCGGTATCGACCAGCCGCAGGCGCGGCGCGGCGATCCCGAGTTGGCCCGCGCGCCCGATCAGCACGCCGATCGTGAACACCAGTTGCCACGCGAAGGGATTGAAGAACCACCCGCCCGCGCCCGTATTCGGCAGGTTCACGCCGAGATGGACAGCGCCCTGCCAGAGCGCGATCGAGGCGATAAGCGTCAGCGCCGGGCTCAGCCGCGCCCCGAGATAGATCAGCGGGAACGAGGCCAGCAGCACGATGTAGAGCGGCAGGATATCGAGGTAATAGGGCTGGTAGACCAGCGCCAGCGCATCGACCAGCGCCGATAGGGTATCGTTGAAGAAGGGCTGGATGTTGATCGCCTCGATGTAGAGCGGATTCTGCGTCTGCGTCACCGCCGTCGCGACGACGCCGCAGACGATCAGGAAGACCGCGATATGGGCGATGTAGAGCGTCCACAGCCTTGCGCCGAGCTTCAGAATGCCGTGCCTGAACCCGCGTCGCTCGATCAGCGTGCCATAGGCGAGCGTGGCGGAGATTCCGGCAAGCAGCACGAAGGCATCGGCGGCGTCGGAAAAGCCGAAATTATGCGGCATCCATTGAGCCAGCACGTTGCCCGGCATGTGGTTGATGAAGATCACCAGCAGGGCAAGGCCGCGGATAACGTCGATCCGCGCATCGCGCGCAGGCTTGGCGTTCGCGCCGCCGTCACCGGGTCCGGCGCCGAAAGCAAGGAAGCGTGCAAATGACGACATCTGCGACACGGTCAGCTCCCTTTCCTTGACGACGGCGCCTTGATCACGACGGCGATGCGGGGGCTCGCCGCCGGCATGCCAGATGAACGCTCGCTGCTGCGTCCGTTCATCTGGCATTCATATAGCGGATTGGGCTTCGCCGTCAGCCCACCGGCCGATCACGACTGCGTGCGCCGTGTGAGGCGGCTGAGCCAGGGCAAGCCGGAAAGGCGTTCTGCTCAGTAAGGCGGCTCGGCATGGACCAGCTTGCCGTCGATCAGCAGGCGCTTGATGGCGGCCTCGCCGGATGCGGCAACGGCAGCCACGACCTCGATCCGGCTGCGATCCGTCATCTCGATCGCGAGTCCGGTCCCTTCCGGCACGAAGTAACTCTCGATCCCATAGGCGATGCGAAGACCGGTGCTGCCGCGCGTGCAATCGGCCTTGTCCCTGTTGTCGCGCAGACAGGTCCCCGGTACGCGAACATGGCCCGCCATCACGACTTCGGAAGAGGACGCGGCCGGTCGCTCCCGCGACACACCCACCACCTGCGCGAACCCCTCGGCATTGGGGGCGAGGCGGACATGAACCGGCTCGCCGCGCTGGAACGGACGGTCGCTCGCCGAGGCTGCGGCATCGACCACGCTGATATCGTAGCTCAAGACGACATAGTCGCCCCTGAACAGGTCGCGCGGGTCGATCGGCGCCGTCTTCAGCCTGACCTCGGTGCCCGAGCGCAGGATACTGGCGCGGCTCTCGACCAGAGCGCCGATGGCGCCGCACAGAACGAGCATGGCAAGCAGCGCACGCCAGAGCACGGGTAAGCGCAGGGTCACGGTATCGAGCGAGAGGACGCGCATCAGGCCGCCTCCGCCGGGGCTCTGGAGAACCGTGCCACCAGCCGCCGCGCCCCGCTTGCCAGAGCCAGCAGCGCCGCGCCGGCAGCGAGGAAGAACAGCGATTGATCGAGCAGCGTTCCGATCGTCTGCCAGAGCAGGATCAGGATGGCGATGCCGAACAGGCCGGAGCCCGCCAGCGTCAGCCGCCTGATGCCGCCGGCAGCGCCTGCCACTACGAGCCCGACCGCGATCAGCAGGATCAGGCTTGCGACCGCGACCTTGCCGGGTAGCCGCACCACGCCGCCGCTCCAGAACACCACGGGAATGACGAGGGCCAGCAGCGCCGCCGCCGCCAGCGGCCAGGCAAAGCGCCTGTCACGCGCGAGAGCGGCCACCGCCGCGACGGCCGGCACGGCGAAGCCATAGCCGAGATAGGTCGCAAGCGTCGCGCTCCCGGCCAGCGACTCGCGGTCGTCGAGAATGCGGATGAGCTCGATATCGACCCCGATCAGCAGCCCCAGCAGGCCCCAGGGCAAAAAGGCCGTGAGCAGCGCGGGCAAGCCGCGATCCAGTGCCAGCGCCCCGATAGCGACGAACACGACCGAGACGGCGATGCCATAGGCGACGATGCCGTAGTCGAAGCGGCCATTGATCCAGTCGCCCGGCACGAGCCCGAGCCAGCAGGCGAGCGCCAGAACCGCGACATGGTGGACGAAGCGGCCGCGCCGGCCGAGCGCCAGCCAGAAGGCGGGGACGAACAGCAGGAAGAAAGGCAGATGCGGCGCGCCTTTCTGCTCCAGCCAGCGCCCGACGCTCCAGCTCGTCAGTGCCACGAAGGCGATGATCAGCGCTCCGTCCGATCGCAACAGGATCGCCGTCGCCAGGGCTCCCAGCGCGATCAGCAGCGCCCCGCCCGGCCAATCGGTCGGCAGATGATACATCTGTCCGACCAGCGCGACGCCGGCCGCGAAGATCAGCGTGCCGCAGGTCGCAGCCGCATCCGAGCCCATCCCGGAGCCTTTCGCCTCCAGCCGCGCGGCGATGGCGAGCGCGACGATGATGCTGACCAGGATCATGCCGAGCTTCATCAGCCGCGGCATCTCCTCCCAGTTCGCCGCCACGAAGGCGGCGACGCTGGAGGCGATCAGCAGGCCGCCGAACATGCCAAGCAGGGCCGGCAGCCGGAAACCGCCCCCCTTGCCGAGCGAACGGCGGATGGCGGCCGCGCTGTCGGAACTGACGAGCCCCTCCCCGACCCAGCGGGTGAGATCGGCTTCGAGCCGCTTGCGGTAGGATCCTGTCAGCATTGTGGGCAATCTGGCATGAGTGAATGGGACTTGGCGAGAGCGATCGGAACGCCGTCATTCCGGGGCTTCGCGCCAGCGAAGAGCCCCGAACCCATACGCACCGGTCTTTCCTGTCGAGGCACAACCGTTTGGCGCTCATCTACGCCCGACCTGAGCGTATGGGTTCCGGGCTCGGCCCTGCGGGCCGCCCCGGAATGACGGCGGGGTTTCCTACGCCGCCGCCCGCTCCGCCTTCAGCCGCTTCAGATCCGGCGGCATCGCCTCGTCGGTCAGCGCCTCCAGCATGGCGTCGAGCGACATCACCGTCTGCGCCTGACTGCCGAGCCGCCGCACGGTGACGGTCCGCTCCTCCGCCTCGCGCTTGCCGACGGCCAGGATGACCGGAACCTTGGCCAGCGAATGCTCGCGGACCTTGTAGCTGATCTTCTCGTTGCGAAGATCGGCGCGCGCCCTGAGGCCCGCATTCATGCAGGCGATCGTGACCTGCTCCGCATAGGCATCGGCCTCCGACGTGATCGGGCAGACCAAAATCTGCTCGGGCGCCAGCCAGAGCGGGAAATGCCCGGCGAAATTCTCGATCAGGATGCCGGTGAAGCGCTCCAGCGAGCCGCAGATCGCGCGGTGGACCATGCTCGGCGTCTTCTTCTCGCCGTCCGAGCCGATATAGAAGGCCCCGAAGCGCTCCGGCAGGTTGAAATCGACCTGCGTCGTGCCGCATTGCCAGTCGCGGCCGATGGCGTCGCGCAGGACATACTCGAACTTCGGCCCGTAGAAGGCGCCCTCGCCCGGATTGATCTCGGTCTTGATCCGGTTGCCCGACTGCGTGGCGATCTCGATCAGGACGCGGTTCATCACGTCCTCTGCATGGTCCCACATCGCATCGGTGCCGACGCGCTTGTCTGGCCGTGTCGAGAGCTTGATGACGAGGTCCTCGGTGAATCCGAAATCGGCATAGACCGACAGGATCAGCTCGTTGATCTTCAGGCACTCGGCCGCGAGATGCTCTTCCGCGCAGAAGATGTGCGCATCGTCCTGCGTGAAGCCGCGCACCCGCATCAGCCCATGCAGCGCGCCCGACGGCTCGTAGCGGTGCACCGCGCCGAATTCCGCAAGCCGGATCGGCAGATCGCGATAGCTCTTCAGCCCGTGCTTGAATATCTGCACATGCCCGGGGCAGTTCATCGGCTTCAGCGCGAAGACCTTCTGGTCTTTCGTCGCATCGTTGGGATTCTCGAAGGCGCTCGCAGATTTCACCGCAAACATGTTGTCCTGGTACCAGCCCCAGTGTCCCGAGGTCTCCCAGAGCGACTTGTCGAGGATCTGCGGCGCGTTGACCTCCTCGTAATCGGCGGCCAGCCGGCGCCGCATATAGGTCAGGATCTCCTGGAACAGCCGCCAGCCCTTGGAGTGCCAGAACACGACGCCCGGGCCCTCCTCCTGAAAGTGGAACAGGTTCATTTCGCGGCCGAGCTTGCGATGGTCGCGCTTCTCGGCCTCCTCGATCTGCGTCAGATGCGCGTCGAGCTGCTCCTGCTTGGCGAAGGCGGTGCCGTAGATGCGTGTCAGCATGGCGTTGTCGCTGTTGCCGCGCCAATAGGCGCCGGCGACCTTCATCAGCTTGAAGGCGGTGCCGACCTTGCCGACCGATGTCATATGCGGCCCACGGCACAAATCGATCCAGTCGCCCTGCGCATACATCTTCAGCGTCTGGTCTTCGGGAATCGCATCGACCAGCTCGACCTTGTAGGCCTCGCCCTTGGCGGCGAAGAATTCCTTGGCCTTGTCGCGGCTCCACTCTTCCTTGGTGAAGGGGGCATCCTTGGCGATGATCTCGCGCATCTTCGCCTCGATCGGCGCGAAATCGTCGGGCGAGAAGGGCTCGTTGCGCGCGAAATCGTAGAAGAAGCCGCCCTCGATCACCGGACCGATCGTCACCTGCGTGCCGGGATAGAGCGCCTGCACCGCCTCCGCGAGAACATGGGCGCAGTCGTGCCGGATCAGTTCGAGCGAGCGCGGATCGTCGCGCGTCAGGAACTCGATCTTCGAATCCCGGTCGATCGGGTCGCCGAGATCGACGACGACGCCGTCGAGGGCCATCGCCACGGTGCGCTTCAGCAGGGATGGGGAAATGCCGCCGGCAATCGCCTTGCCGGTGATGCCGGAGGGAAATTCGCGCTGCGCTCCATCGGGAAATGTCAGGGAGATCGTCATCGTCATAATCCTGCTCACTCGGGGATACGAACCCCGTAAGACAAGGCCGGCTACGGATGCGGGATACGGCTTCCGTCGCCCGCAGCCGGTTGCGCGTCGGAATCGAAGGCCGGGCTGTCCCGATCGGGCGGCGCGTTCACGCCATGCCAGCGGCCATAGGACCACGGCCTATACCACGCGGCTTGCGCGGGCAATTCTTCGCAGACCAGATCGATCCCGCTGGTGCCGAGCGGATTGCAGCGGCAGATTCGCGCAAAACCCATCCATCCGCCGCGCCACAGGCCGAAGCGCTGGATCGCTTCATCGGTATAGGAGGAGCATGTCGGCCAGTGTCGGCACTGCCGGCCGACCAGCATCGACAGGCTGAGCTGGTAGCCGCGGATCGCCCAATGCGCCGCTCGTCTTGGTATTCTGGAAAGGCTCGTTGGCGTTTTGGAAAGTCCTGGTGCGTTAGCAAAAAGACGTGACAAGGCGTGATTCGATGCCATGTCATCGCGCTCATCATCCGATTCGGGATTTGTCATGCCGTTCCGCGTTCCGCGCCTTTCCCCCATCCGCCGCATGGCGGCCGGTTTGTCTATAGCCGGCGCGCTGCTCGTCGGGACTCCGGTGGTGGCGCAGCAGCGCACCAATCTGCTCTGGCTGGAGCCCGGCAAGGTCGACATCGTCAACATCATCGGCCTGCCGCCCGTGCAGAACTCGCCCGAAGCCAAGGCCGAGTTCGACACGGTTTTCCAGATGTCCTCGACGCGCACGCCAGAGCGCGAAAAGGCTGCCATCGCCGACCAGTACCAGACCTTGACGCGCTTCCTCGACGGCATCGACCACGCTTATGTCGATGCGACGCATCGCGAGATGCGCCTGCTCTTCCGCGAGGCGCAGGTCGAGAGCAGCATCATCCTGCTCGGCGTGCGCCGGCTGACCAACCGCACCCGCCCCTTCTCGATGTGGGCCAAGGTCAGGATCAAGCCCTGCCCCGGCGGACGGCCCGAGGGCACCTCGTTCCCCTCGGCCCATGCCGCGACGGCGGCGCTCTATGCCACGCTGCTTTCAGACGCCGTGCCCGAACTCGCCGCGAAATTCGAGGCTCGGGTGAAGGACTACGACGAGAGCCGCCTCGTCTGCGGCTTCCATTTTCCCTCGGATCTGGTGGCAGGCGACAAGGCCGGCCGCGCCATCGCAAAGGCTCTGCTGACTGAGCGCGCCTTCCGCTCCCGTTTCGACGAGACGAGGCCCGAGATGCGGAAGGCTTTTGGGCTGGCCGCGCGATAACGGAACGAAGCGCTGGGCAGATACCCGCGCGTCTCGACATCGCGCAGTCGGCCCGGAACTGCTATACTGACGGAAACACGCCTCCGGTTACGGGTCATCGTGCCGCACATGAAGCCTGATCAAAGCCTGATCGATCGCTGGCCTCTGGCAGATGCCAGGACG includes these proteins:
- a CDS encoding SGNH/GDSL hydrolase family protein, yielding MTDLRCRFGAQHQPFQPILPAAKKALQETGTLTVVALGSSTTAGSGDGTNNNSYPAILESELKRRLPETTVKVVNKGIGGQSAYDMMLRIEADVIEEKPAIVIWQTVVNDAIRDVGEDKLAKILRKGIRKVHDAGIDMVLMDLQWLPRENRYPRYDGYRAVLGKVADEHGVSVFPRYAMMKNWARSKEFTSEELVGMDGLHMVDAAHRCLAIRIADGIVSTLTRAKPDLAGSAKPTN
- a CDS encoding OpgC family protein, which codes for MSSFARFLAFGAGPGDGGANAKPARDARIDVIRGLALLVIFINHMPGNVLAQWMPHNFGFSDAADAFVLLAGISATLAYGTLIERRGFRHGILKLGARLWTLYIAHIAVFLIVCGVVATAVTQTQNPLYIEAINIQPFFNDTLSALVDALALVYQPYYLDILPLYIVLLASFPLIYLGARLSPALTLIASIALWQGAVHLGVNLPNTGAGGWFFNPFAWQLVFTIGVLIGRAGQLGIAAPRLRLVDTAAIGFLLFSLIVKTSSGNPFGIAALDDWIDTIQLGTDKTNLAWVRVLHVLALAWLVIRFVPAGSAIARSIVGRHLAVIGRHSLEVFCAGVVLSITGQIVLAETGFALGVQLLVCLAGVIMLAGLGIFLSWHQSVRHRSAPGASSPASASALAQS
- a CDS encoding GDYXXLXY domain-containing protein, coding for MRVLSLDTVTLRLPVLWRALLAMLVLCGAIGALVESRASILRSGTEVRLKTAPIDPRDLFRGDYVVLSYDISVVDAAASASDRPFQRGEPVHVRLAPNAEGFAQVVGVSRERPAASSSEVVMAGHVRVPGTCLRDNRDKADCTRGSTGLRIAYGIESYFVPEGTGLAIEMTDRSRIEVVAAVAASGEAAIKRLLIDGKLVHAEPPY
- a CDS encoding DUF2157 domain-containing protein, producing the protein MLTGSYRKRLEADLTRWVGEGLVSSDSAAAIRRSLGKGGGFRLPALLGMFGGLLIASSVAAFVAANWEEMPRLMKLGMILVSIIVALAIAARLEAKGSGMGSDAAATCGTLIFAAGVALVGQMYHLPTDWPGGALLIALGALATAILLRSDGALIIAFVALTSWSVGRWLEQKGAPHLPFFLLFVPAFWLALGRRGRFVHHVAVLALACWLGLVPGDWINGRFDYGIVAYGIAVSVVFVAIGALALDRGLPALLTAFLPWGLLGLLIGVDIELIRILDDRESLAGSATLATYLGYGFAVPAVAAVAALARDRRFAWPLAAAALLALVIPVVFWSGGVVRLPGKVAVASLILLIAVGLVVAGAAGGIRRLTLAGSGLFGIAILILLWQTIGTLLDQSLFFLAAGAALLALASGARRLVARFSRAPAEAA
- the thrS gene encoding threonine--tRNA ligase, which encodes MTISLTFPDGAQREFPSGITGKAIAGGISPSLLKRTVAMALDGVVVDLGDPIDRDSKIEFLTRDDPRSLELIRHDCAHVLAEAVQALYPGTQVTIGPVIEGGFFYDFARNEPFSPDDFAPIEAKMREIIAKDAPFTKEEWSRDKAKEFFAAKGEAYKVELVDAIPEDQTLKMYAQGDWIDLCRGPHMTSVGKVGTAFKLMKVAGAYWRGNSDNAMLTRIYGTAFAKQEQLDAHLTQIEEAEKRDHRKLGREMNLFHFQEEGPGVVFWHSKGWRLFQEILTYMRRRLAADYEEVNAPQILDKSLWETSGHWGWYQDNMFAVKSASAFENPNDATKDQKVFALKPMNCPGHVQIFKHGLKSYRDLPIRLAEFGAVHRYEPSGALHGLMRVRGFTQDDAHIFCAEEHLAAECLKINELILSVYADFGFTEDLVIKLSTRPDKRVGTDAMWDHAEDVMNRVLIEIATQSGNRIKTEINPGEGAFYGPKFEYVLRDAIGRDWQCGTTQVDFNLPERFGAFYIGSDGEKKTPSMVHRAICGSLERFTGILIENFAGHFPLWLAPEQILVCPITSEADAYAEQVTIACMNAGLRARADLRNEKISYKVREHSLAKVPVILAVGKREAEERTVTVRRLGSQAQTVMSLDAMLEALTDEAMPPDLKRLKAERAAA
- the yidD gene encoding membrane protein insertion efficiency factor YidD; its protein translation is MLVGRQCRHWPTCSSYTDEAIQRFGLWRGGWMGFARICRCNPLGTSGIDLVCEELPAQAAWYRPWSYGRWHGVNAPPDRDSPAFDSDAQPAAGDGSRIPHP
- a CDS encoding phosphatase PAP2 family protein; this translates as MPFRVPRLSPIRRMAAGLSIAGALLVGTPVVAQQRTNLLWLEPGKVDIVNIIGLPPVQNSPEAKAEFDTVFQMSSTRTPEREKAAIADQYQTLTRFLDGIDHAYVDATHREMRLLFREAQVESSIILLGVRRLTNRTRPFSMWAKVRIKPCPGGRPEGTSFPSAHAATAALYATLLSDAVPELAAKFEARVKDYDESRLVCGFHFPSDLVAGDKAGRAIAKALLTERAFRSRFDETRPEMRKAFGLAAR